In one Thermodesulfobium acidiphilum genomic region, the following are encoded:
- the rplM gene encoding 50S ribosomal protein L13 codes for MKTEFPNISNSDKKWWLIDANGQTLGRLASKVATILRGKHKPSYCPNFDNGDYVILINASKIVVTGNKENDKTYYRHSQYLGNLKSVNFKKMRVQKPEFILFHAVKGMLPKGSLGRTMLGKLKIYKDENYKEKAQKPVLLKLEN; via the coding sequence ATGAAGACTGAGTTCCCAAATATATCTAATTCGGATAAAAAATGGTGGCTTATTGACGCAAATGGACAAACTTTAGGTCGTTTGGCTAGCAAAGTTGCAACAATCTTGAGAGGTAAACACAAACCCAGTTACTGTCCAAATTTTGATAATGGAGATTATGTAATTTTAATAAATGCGAGCAAGATTGTTGTTACCGGAAACAAGGAGAATGATAAAACTTACTATAGACATTCACAGTATCTCGGAAACTTAAAATCAGTTAACTTTAAGAAAATGAGAGTTCAAAAACCAGAGTTTATTTTGTTTCATGCAGTAAAAGGGATGTTACCAAAGGGATCGCTTGGGAGAACTATGCTTGGCAAACTTAAGATTTATAAAGATGAAAATTATAAAGAAAAGGCTCAAAAACCAGTTCTTTTGAAGCTTGAAAACTAG
- the rpsD gene encoding 30S ribosomal protein S4, whose product MSRYTGAVCRLCRREGMKLFLKGDRCLSEKCSFDKRPTPPGMHINTRIKTSEYGLRLREKQRMKRFYGLIGERQFRRYVELAEKMGGVTGDNLYFLLERRLDNVLYRSGFASSRQEARQMISHGHFNVNSRKVSIPSYRVKPGDVISVRENSRELFSSEYVEVIKERTPAPWIYVDYDKLEIKFDRLPQREELDVPIRENLIIEFYSR is encoded by the coding sequence ATGAGCAGATATACTGGCGCTGTGTGTAGACTTTGTAGAAGAGAGGGCATGAAACTTTTTCTAAAAGGAGATAGGTGCTTGTCTGAAAAGTGCTCTTTCGATAAGCGTCCAACTCCACCAGGAATGCATATTAATACGAGAATAAAGACTTCAGAGTACGGATTGCGTTTGAGGGAAAAACAGAGAATGAAGCGTTTTTATGGCTTGATTGGCGAAAGACAGTTTAGAAGATATGTTGAGCTTGCTGAAAAAATGGGTGGTGTTACTGGAGATAACCTTTATTTTTTACTAGAAAGAAGACTCGATAACGTTTTATACAGGTCTGGTTTCGCTTCAAGTCGTCAAGAGGCAAGACAGATGATCTCTCATGGGCACTTCAACGTTAACTCTCGTAAAGTTAGTATACCATCTTATAGAGTTAAACCAGGAGATGTTATTTCTGTAAGGGAAAATAGTAGAGAACTTTTTAGCTCAGAATATGTTGAAGTTATAAAAGAGAGAACTCCTGCTCCTTGGATTTATGTTGATTATGACAAATTAGAAATCAAGTTTGATAGACTTCCTCAGCGTGAAGAACTTGATGTGCCTATCAGAGAAAATCTAATTATCGAGTTCTATTCTCGATAG
- the rpsK gene encoding 30S ribosomal protein S11, with product MARKGKAQTQTRVKKKEKKNVLYGIAHIHSTFNNTIIAISDKQGALISWGSGGTAGFKGTKKGTPYAAQLAAEVVAKKAMDHGMKQVDVYVKGPGPGRETAIRSLLAAGLSIEMIKDVTPIPHNGCRPPKRRRV from the coding sequence TTGGCAAGAAAGGGTAAAGCTCAAACACAAACCCGAGTGAAGAAAAAAGAGAAGAAAAATGTATTGTACGGGATAGCTCATATTCATTCAACTTTCAATAATACTATTATAGCGATTTCAGATAAGCAAGGTGCCTTGATTTCGTGGGGCAGTGGAGGTACGGCAGGATTTAAGGGAACTAAAAAGGGTACGCCTTATGCCGCCCAGCTTGCTGCAGAAGTAGTTGCGAAAAAAGCAATGGATCATGGAATGAAACAGGTGGACGTATACGTTAAAGGTCCCGGGCCAGGCAGAGAGACTGCAATTCGTTCTTTGCTGGCTGCAGGCCTTTCAATTGAGATGATTAAGGATGTTACGCCTATTCCTCATAATGGGTGTCGTCCGCCTAAACGCAGAAGGGTATAG
- the truA gene encoding tRNA pseudouridine(38-40) synthase TruA, which produces MPRSFSFKMDIAAIISYDGTNFHGFQLQNQSRTVQLVIEKGLEKIFKERICVVPAGRTDAGVHAIGQVISFRLEKCPFSIEKLQNILNYHLPDDIRISEMKIMSGDFNSRFSAKSRVYVYAVSAKKDMCAHLNRYFWNLDISLEQLKVPLNLIPERFCFRSFSRVSRDRKLNFGTVTFSKCIFSDDFLYFIIEAPSFLWHTVRFLFGEAVAVAIGKRTLEDYKEALEGKKRLVLYKAPPKGLHLWGVSYFEQALGALCEKNIIKDGLCGFFKPPSFIDIVKCP; this is translated from the coding sequence GTGCCTCGATCTTTCTCTTTTAAAATGGATATTGCAGCTATAATTTCTTATGATGGCACTAACTTTCATGGATTCCAATTGCAAAATCAGTCTAGAACTGTTCAATTAGTAATTGAAAAAGGACTTGAAAAGATATTTAAAGAAAGAATTTGTGTCGTACCTGCTGGTAGAACAGATGCTGGAGTACATGCTATAGGCCAAGTTATCTCCTTTAGGTTAGAGAAGTGCCCATTTAGTATTGAAAAATTGCAAAATATTTTAAATTATCATTTGCCAGATGATATTAGGATTAGTGAAATGAAGATAATGTCAGGGGATTTTAACAGCAGATTTTCAGCAAAGTCAAGAGTTTATGTTTATGCTGTAAGTGCAAAAAAAGATATGTGCGCTCATTTAAACAGGTATTTTTGGAATTTAGATATCTCTCTTGAACAACTGAAGGTGCCATTGAATTTAATCCCTGAAAGGTTTTGTTTTAGGTCCTTTTCTAGAGTTTCTCGAGACAGAAAGTTGAATTTTGGTACTGTAACTTTCTCTAAGTGTATTTTTTCTGATGATTTTTTGTATTTTATTATTGAGGCTCCATCCTTCTTGTGGCATACTGTGAGGTTTTTGTTTGGTGAAGCTGTGGCTGTAGCAATAGGCAAAAGAACTTTAGAAGATTATAAAGAAGCCTTAGAAGGAAAAAAGAGATTGGTACTTTATAAAGCTCCTCCGAAAGGATTACATCTTTGGGGAGTGAGCTACTTTGAACAAGCACTTGGAGCTCTTTGTGAAAAAAATATAATTAAAGATGGATTATGTGGTTTTTTTAAGCCCCCATCTTTCATTGACATTGTAAAATGTCCGTAA
- the rplQ gene encoding 50S ribosomal protein L17: MKILGHRIAHRKLNMPISNRKALLRGLACSLFINKRITTTLARAKEAQRIIERIITISKKDNTANRRLAFSYLQSKDAIKALYSEELDPVRERNGGYTRIVKIGPRKGDGAEMAVLEIVF, translated from the coding sequence GTGAAGATTTTGGGGCATAGAATAGCACACAGAAAACTTAATATGCCAATTTCTAACAGAAAGGCATTGTTAAGGGGTTTGGCTTGTAGTCTTTTTATTAATAAAAGGATTACTACCACCTTAGCTCGCGCTAAAGAGGCCCAGAGGATTATTGAACGCATTATAACTATTTCAAAAAAAGACAATACAGCTAATAGAAGGTTAGCTTTTTCTTATTTACAATCCAAAGATGCTATAAAAGCTTTGTATAGTGAAGAACTTGATCCTGTAAGAGAAAGAAATGGCGGCTATACTAGAATTGTCAAAATTGGTCCCAGGAAAGGTGACGGGGCTGAAATGGCAGTTCTAGAAATTGTTTTCTAA
- a CDS encoding DNA-directed RNA polymerase subunit alpha yields the protein MFGSKESYKLEIKEQLEIENGGKYSKFVLEPLPPGYGVTIGNALRRILLTSIPGSAVIAVRVDDAPHEYMTLPGMVEDILEFHLNLKKLVVAILADISEEETRKLILDVKGPKIVKASDIQPNAEVQIINKDLYLATLEENGELRAEITVKKGKGYMSIEKMKENTRWLSPGSIPLDANFLPITRVNYSVESTRVGQETDWDKLIFEIWTNGAIEPVNALRIAAEDLISYFRIFAEYGTFLDTQMPVSDYKEIKKDSYLKSQTKMDLEQSIEEIGLQTRIANVLKRSGISTLGDLISKTREDILNVPSFGKKSLDELEEILHAKGYRLKSSDENGGEDFGA from the coding sequence TTGTTTGGGTCAAAGGAAAGTTATAAACTAGAAATTAAAGAACAACTGGAAATTGAAAATGGTGGTAAATATAGCAAATTTGTTCTAGAACCATTGCCACCAGGTTATGGTGTTACAATTGGTAATGCCTTAAGAAGAATTCTTCTTACGTCAATTCCCGGAAGTGCTGTTATTGCTGTAAGGGTTGATGACGCACCTCATGAATATATGACTTTACCGGGCATGGTAGAAGATATTTTAGAATTTCATTTGAATTTAAAAAAGTTAGTCGTTGCCATTTTGGCTGATATTTCTGAAGAGGAAACGAGAAAACTGATTCTTGATGTTAAGGGGCCAAAAATAGTAAAGGCTTCAGATATCCAACCAAATGCTGAAGTACAGATTATCAATAAAGACCTTTATTTGGCTACTTTGGAAGAAAATGGTGAATTAAGAGCAGAAATAACTGTAAAAAAGGGAAAAGGGTATATGTCTATTGAAAAGATGAAGGAGAATACCCGTTGGCTATCGCCGGGTAGCATTCCTTTAGATGCTAATTTTTTACCAATTACGAGGGTAAATTATTCTGTTGAATCAACTCGTGTTGGTCAAGAAACTGATTGGGACAAACTTATATTTGAAATTTGGACTAACGGTGCTATTGAACCAGTTAATGCTCTGAGAATTGCAGCAGAAGATCTGATATCTTATTTTAGAATTTTTGCTGAGTATGGTACTTTTTTGGATACGCAGATGCCAGTTTCTGATTACAAAGAGATAAAAAAGGATTCTTACTTAAAGTCGCAGACAAAAATGGATTTAGAACAGTCAATAGAAGAAATTGGCCTTCAAACCAGAATTGCCAACGTTCTTAAAAGATCTGGTATATCGACTTTAGGGGACTTGATTTCAAAGACTAGAGAGGACATCTTAAACGTCCCAAGTTTTGGTAAAAAGTCGTTGGACGAACTTGAAGAAATTTTGCATGCCAAAGGTTATCGTCTTAAATCTAGCGATGAAAATGGAGGTGAAGATTTTGGGGCATAG
- the rpsI gene encoding 30S ribosomal protein S9 — MNLKEQAFVWGLGRRKTSVARVRVYPADNGKIIVNGKDYLEYFPRKTLQIIVEEPLITAGIFGKVEVRAKIVGGGISSQAGALSHGISRALFSLNPELKMLLKSKGLLTRDSRMKERRKYGLQKARKAPQYSKR; from the coding sequence ATGAATCTTAAAGAACAGGCTTTTGTTTGGGGGTTGGGAAGAAGGAAGACTTCTGTTGCGAGAGTAAGGGTATATCCTGCAGATAATGGCAAGATAATAGTTAATGGCAAAGACTACTTAGAATATTTCCCAAGAAAAACTTTACAAATAATTGTAGAAGAACCACTAATAACAGCAGGAATTTTTGGAAAAGTAGAAGTAAGGGCAAAGATAGTTGGAGGAGGGATTTCTTCTCAGGCAGGGGCTCTTTCTCACGGTATTTCAAGGGCACTTTTCTCTCTTAATCCTGAATTAAAGATGTTGTTGAAATCTAAGGGACTATTAACAAGGGATTCAAGAATGAAAGAAAGAAGAAAATATGGTTTACAGAAGGCAAGAAAAGCACCTCAATACTCTAAGAGATAA